From Larimichthys crocea isolate SSNF unplaced genomic scaffold, L_crocea_2.0 scaffold378, whole genome shotgun sequence, a single genomic window includes:
- the gltpd2a gene encoding ceramide-1-phosphate transfer protein — translation MSFLRRTTLSRYLLLSAMLALVFFISSFWLLPQGGVQDCGSVWQPCLSFYHQTPETPLAFGEWAEPDGAQPSLIKECPSQSFQAWRLLRHLKSSMADDDDVLLEPYLQSWDELLNFMESLGTMVSLFSQKLKEKVVLIRELSLKHSGKEAHGKRSPPEQLQTLFGLKKRAYRSVRSMVEAELREGVVDFSRRTDSGCRTLLRLHRSLLWLKLMLEGLAEGPDADGRFKTPGELSRDAYEVALAPHHPWLLRQAAELVFLALPDRQHFLQLVCVRSQAEATPTLRIIIHALTPLHAQTQRILSEHDMLHLP, via the exons atGAGTTTCCTCAGAAGGACAACGCTGAGTCGCTACCTGCTGCTGTCGGCCATGTTGGCTCTTGTCTTCTTCATCAGCTCCTTCTGGCTGCTAC ctcagGGTGGAGTCCAGGACTGTGGCAGTGTGTGGCAGCCATGTTTGAGTTTTTACCACCAAACG CCCGAGACTCCATTGGCCTTTGGCGAGTGGGCGGAGCCAGACGGAGCGCAGCCGTCCCTCATAAAGGAGTGTCCCAGCCAATCGTTCCAGGCCTGGCGTCTGCTGCGGCATTTAAAGTCCAGCATGGCGGACGACGATGACGTCCTGCTGGAGCCGTACCTGCAGAGCTGGGACGAACTTCTCAA ttTCATGGAGTCTCTCGGTACCATggtcagtttgttttctcagaaGCTGAAGGAGAAGGTTGTACTGATACGAGAACTGTCACTCAAACACAGCGGCAAAGAGGCTCATGGGAAACGGAGTCCGCCTGAACAACTACAAACCTTATTTGGACTAAAGAAAAGG GCGTATCGTTCGGTTCGCTCCATGGTGGAGGCGGAGCTAAGAGAGGGCGTGGTTGACTTCTCCCGCCGCACAGACTCGGGCTGCAGGACGCTGCTGCGGCTGCATCGATCTCTGCTGTGGTTGAAGCTGATGTTGGAGGGTTTGGCTGAAGGACCTGACGCCGATGGACGATTCAAAACACCTGGAGAGCtcagcag ggACGCCTACGAGGTGGCGCTGGCTCCACACCACCCCTGGCTGCTCCGTCAGGCTGCAGAGCTCGTCTTCCTCGCCCTCCCGGACCGGCAGCACTTCctgcagctggtgtgtgtgcggAGCCAGGCGGAGGCCACGCCCACCCTGCGCATCATCATCCACGCCCTGACACCGCTGCACGCGCAGACTCAGCGAATCCTGAGCGAGCACGACATGCTGCACCTGCCCTGA